A window of the Polaribacter sp. HaHaR_3_91 genome harbors these coding sequences:
- a CDS encoding TonB-dependent receptor: MKKITFFLFLFTSILVNSQTFTLNGKVVDENNNSLPGATILVQETKKGTATDFDGKFSVDLLKGAYTIQVSFMGYKTVSKEISLSQNNTIAFSLVPNSTVLEEVLVSAVRVNADVPVTFSNLSKKEIATRNLGQDIPILLNYMPSVVSSSDAGAGVGYTYMSVRGSNGERINVTVNGIPYNDAESHGSFWVNLSDFASSTQNLQLQRGVGTSTNGSGAFGASLNILTDAVSEEASAEISNSFGSYGTRKHTVKFSTGKINEHFEVAGRLSNIKSDGYVDRASADLKSYYLQASYTDENTLIKAITFGGKEVTYQAWEGLTADQLKEDRRQNPYTYENEVDDYDQNHYQLHWNEKLNENWSTTLGLNYTKGAGFFEQFKEERDAADYGNLIVDGTDVIVRRWLENDFYVVNFNTNYKTDKLNFISGISYSNYTGDHFGEVIWGEDLAPNVNIRDRYYFSDAKKTDFSIFAKATFDISEKLSGYADLQGRFVGYQTKGITSDIAAINVDANFNFFNPKVGLTYKINNDNNLYTSFAVANREPNRNDFEGGVTTHETLNDFEFGWRLKKESFKLNTNIYYMDYKNQLVLTGALDDVGAPVRATSGNSYRLGLEIDADITLSDHFSIKPNAAFSSNKNEDFFITRNGIDTPESLGNTDLSFSPEVVAGNMFIYKPIENLQISFLSKYVGKQFMSNFSSKISNNDVLDDYFTSDLNIVYEINPNKIFKSIVFSALINNIFNTEYVDRGYYYTYDDTWSDPNQITTLDGAGYYPQATRNFLVGVTLKF, translated from the coding sequence ATGAAAAAAATCACATTTTTTTTATTCTTGTTTACAAGCATTCTTGTAAACTCCCAGACATTTACACTTAACGGAAAAGTAGTAGATGAAAATAATAATTCTTTGCCAGGAGCAACTATTTTGGTACAAGAAACTAAAAAAGGAACCGCTACGGATTTTGATGGAAAGTTTAGTGTAGATCTTCTTAAAGGAGCTTATACCATTCAGGTTTCATTTATGGGTTACAAAACAGTTTCTAAAGAAATTTCTTTATCACAAAATAATACAATTGCGTTTTCTTTAGTACCAAATTCAACAGTTTTAGAAGAGGTTTTGGTTTCTGCTGTTCGTGTAAATGCAGATGTGCCTGTAACTTTTTCTAACTTATCTAAAAAAGAAATTGCAACCCGTAATTTAGGTCAGGATATTCCTATTTTACTAAATTACATGCCTTCTGTGGTTTCTTCTAGTGATGCTGGTGCAGGTGTTGGTTACACTTATATGAGCGTTCGTGGTTCTAACGGAGAGCGAATTAATGTTACCGTAAACGGAATACCTTATAACGATGCCGAAAGTCACGGTTCTTTTTGGGTAAATTTAAGCGATTTTGCTTCTTCTACTCAGAATTTACAATTACAACGTGGTGTTGGAACCTCTACAAATGGTTCTGGTGCTTTTGGTGCAAGTTTAAATATTTTAACGGATGCGGTTTCTGAAGAGGCTTCTGCAGAAATATCGAACTCTTTTGGTTCTTACGGAACAAGAAAACATACTGTAAAATTTAGTACTGGTAAAATTAATGAGCACTTTGAAGTTGCCGGACGTTTGTCTAACATTAAATCTGATGGTTATGTAGATAGAGCTTCTGCCGATTTAAAATCTTACTATTTACAAGCAAGTTATACGGATGAAAACACGTTGATAAAAGCAATTACTTTTGGAGGTAAAGAAGTTACTTACCAAGCTTGGGAAGGTTTAACTGCAGATCAATTAAAGGAAGATAGAAGACAAAACCCGTATACGTACGAGAATGAAGTAGATGACTATGACCAAAACCATTATCAATTACATTGGAATGAAAAATTGAATGAAAATTGGTCTACAACCTTAGGTTTAAACTACACAAAAGGTGCTGGTTTTTTTGAGCAATTTAAAGAAGAAAGAGATGCAGCAGATTATGGAAATTTAATTGTTGATGGAACAGATGTAATTGTAAGACGTTGGTTAGAAAATGATTTTTATGTAGTAAACTTTAATACCAATTACAAAACAGATAAACTTAATTTTATTTCTGGAATTTCGTATTCTAATTATACTGGAGATCATTTTGGTGAAGTAATTTGGGGAGAAGATTTAGCGCCAAATGTAAATATTAGAGATCGTTATTATTTTTCTGATGCAAAGAAAACAGACTTTTCAATCTTTGCAAAAGCTACTTTTGATATTAGCGAGAAATTGTCTGGTTATGCAGATTTACAAGGACGTTTTGTTGGTTACCAAACAAAAGGAATTACTTCTGACATTGCTGCTATTAATGTTGATGCTAATTTTAATTTCTTTAACCCAAAGGTTGGATTAACTTATAAGATTAATAACGATAATAACTTATACACTTCTTTTGCGGTAGCAAATAGAGAACCTAATAGAAATGATTTTGAAGGCGGAGTTACAACACACGAAACTTTAAATGATTTTGAATTTGGATGGCGTTTAAAAAAGGAAAGCTTTAAATTAAATACCAACATCTATTATATGGATTATAAAAATCAGTTGGTTTTAACAGGTGCTTTAGATGATGTTGGTGCGCCAGTAAGAGCAACTTCTGGTAACAGTTATCGTTTAGGTTTAGAAATTGATGCAGACATTACTTTAAGCGATCATTTTTCTATAAAACCAAATGCTGCATTTAGTTCTAATAAAAACGAAGACTTTTTTATAACAAGAAACGGAATTGATACACCAGAAAGTTTAGGAAATACAGACTTATCTTTTTCTCCGGAAGTTGTTGCAGGAAACATGTTTATATACAAGCCTATAGAGAACTTACAGATTTCATTTTTATCGAAATATGTTGGTAAACAATTTATGAGCAACTTTAGTAGTAAAATTTCTAACAATGATGTTTTAGATGATTATTTTACATCTGACTTAAATATTGTTTATGAAATAAACCCAAATAAGATCTTTAAATCTATTGTATTTTCTGCTTTAATAAATAACATTTTTAATACAGAATATGTAGACAGAGGTTATTATTACACGTATGATGATACTTGGTCTGATCCAAACCAAATTACAACTCTAGACGGTGCCGGTTATTACCCACAAGCCACTAGAAACTTCTTAGTTGGGGTTACTTTAAAGTTTTAA
- a CDS encoding DUF2064 domain-containing protein yields MIDLKHSKTAILIFSLSQEAENLRKPFLQKKDTVSKLNALIKEKVSSLGVDYFHYTEKDQKGNNFGERYVNTVSDLFKKGYDNVITVGNDTLSLEKKHLRTALNAVGNKEVPIGPSYDGGFYLLGLRKDQFNAADFLSLSWESSTLYKELKTLLSEKEITTATLPYLYDLDEELDISKNIASLSFLKIEALKLLQNLQVVILKVSKFILQKFKEASLNHLYNKGPPLVCN; encoded by the coding sequence TTGATAGATTTAAAACATTCTAAAACTGCAATTCTTATTTTTTCGCTTTCGCAAGAAGCCGAAAATTTACGTAAGCCTTTCCTTCAAAAAAAGGATACGGTTAGCAAACTGAATGCTCTTATTAAAGAAAAAGTTAGTTCTTTAGGTGTAGACTATTTTCATTACACAGAGAAAGATCAAAAAGGAAATAATTTTGGAGAACGTTATGTAAATACTGTTTCAGACCTTTTTAAAAAAGGATATGATAATGTTATAACGGTTGGTAATGATACTTTAAGTTTAGAAAAAAAACATCTTCGTACTGCGTTAAATGCAGTTGGGAACAAAGAGGTGCCTATTGGTCCTTCTTACGATGGTGGTTTCTATCTTTTAGGTTTACGTAAAGACCAATTTAATGCAGCAGATTTTCTTTCGCTTTCTTGGGAATCATCAACATTATATAAAGAGTTAAAAACACTTTTATCAGAAAAAGAAATAACAACAGCTACACTTCCTTATTTATATGATTTAGATGAAGAGTTAGATATTTCTAAAAACATTGCGTCACTTTCTTTTCTAAAAATAGAAGCACTTAAATTATTACAAAACTTACAAGTAGTAATTTTAAAAGTAAGCAAATTCATTCTACAAAAATTTAAAGAAGCTTCTTTAAACCACCTATACAATAAAGGACCTCCATTGGTTTGTAATTAA
- a CDS encoding SusC/RagA family TonB-linked outer membrane protein, with amino-acid sequence MKNLFFGLLVLFTISLSAQGDLVVYAIDYNTKVPIKNISVTLVNDQQGYEVKNTTNELGKASFNSIPVLNGYQVIFDGNKTYGTTISDMVDVRSNEESVVKLLLFPASFQQETLNEVVITALGIKREKQSLVSSVTTIKPAALTEVTLTNVVNSLAGQVAGVKVTNGSSGVGSSSRIVIRGENSLSSSNQPLFVVDGVPISNEQITSDLVNDGSLQEVDYGNGASEISPDDIASISILKGAGSAALYGARAANGVVLITTKRGKKKKGLGVSINSSLTLETLLTLPDYQNVYGGGSNGQYSFQNGAGAGVNDGGLSSYGPRLDQGFLINQFDSPSVDINGNTVRAGDVIARTQADGTLTPITPTAWVSNPNNVRNFFKTGITKQNNIAISSSGDKGSSRFSYSNLINEGIVPNTNLKRDGISLSLNQEVHEKLHVNAFVNYINTRSGNRPNLGYGYENPLYGFNWTGRQANINSFKNYWQAGQEGSQHFDINYNWLTNPYLTVFENTNSFNKNRFLGNAAAVYNITDKLTATVRTGLDTYNDKRAFRRAVSTNANLEGSYREDNVFFKELNTDVLISYDDVINENWKYNVSAGANRFDQEIEYSYTLAPQLAIPDIFTLANSKAALVAESNTFTKRINSVYATGNLNYKDALYFDVSYRNDWSSTLPANNNSFGYYSAGVSAVISKLVTLPEAISFLKLRFSGASVGNDTDPYQNNQNFLLNQNYGTNFRVTNENVLKNSNLKPERLNALETGIEAWFLNNRLQVDVSAYQNTSVDQIISSPISQASGFGNFNINGGEVRTRGLEVLLSSILIKKKDFKWESSVNFSTSRSIVTELPEGVDQFVTGSADVFSGSGGSNSVFYIAQEGGRVGDMFGTGFVEIDGEILHDANGLPVQDPNLRLLGNYNPDFQVGFNNNFTYKNINLSFLFDWRQGGTIVSRTKALGSTSGVLQETLIGRETGIVGNGVVNIGTDTAPQYVANTTNVSAQTYNNSFFDRGNEASALYDASYLKLRQLSIYYKFNKSLVNRIGFQKIKIGLTGSNLFLFTENPHFDPELNALQGQSTTQGVEDFSYPSTRSLGISIKTEF; translated from the coding sequence ATGAAGAATTTATTTTTCGGCTTACTTGTGCTATTTACTATTAGCCTAAGCGCCCAAGGAGATCTTGTGGTTTATGCCATAGATTATAATACCAAAGTACCAATTAAAAATATAAGCGTTACGCTTGTTAACGATCAACAAGGTTATGAAGTAAAAAATACCACAAACGAATTAGGTAAAGCTTCTTTTAACTCCATTCCCGTTTTAAATGGTTATCAAGTTATTTTTGATGGAAATAAAACATACGGAACCACTATTTCAGATATGGTAGATGTTCGTTCTAATGAAGAGTCGGTGGTAAAATTGCTATTGTTTCCGGCTTCATTTCAGCAAGAAACTTTAAACGAAGTTGTAATTACTGCTTTAGGAATTAAAAGAGAAAAACAATCTTTAGTTTCTTCCGTAACCACTATAAAACCTGCTGCTCTTACAGAAGTTACGCTTACGAACGTGGTAAATAGCCTTGCCGGACAAGTTGCTGGTGTAAAAGTAACCAATGGTTCTTCTGGTGTAGGATCTTCTTCTCGTATTGTTATTCGTGGAGAGAACTCTTTAAGTAGCTCTAACCAACCTTTATTTGTTGTTGATGGTGTGCCTATTAGTAATGAGCAAATTACAAGTGATTTAGTAAATGATGGCTCATTACAAGAAGTAGATTATGGTAACGGAGCTTCTGAAATTAGTCCAGATGATATTGCTTCTATCTCTATTTTAAAAGGAGCAGGTTCTGCTGCTTTATATGGTGCAAGAGCCGCTAACGGAGTGGTATTAATCACTACTAAAAGAGGTAAAAAGAAAAAAGGTCTAGGTGTTAGTATTAATAGCTCTTTAACCTTAGAAACTTTATTAACCTTACCAGATTATCAAAATGTATATGGTGGTGGTTCTAATGGTCAATATTCATTTCAAAATGGTGCTGGCGCTGGCGTTAACGATGGTGGTTTAAGTAGTTATGGCCCACGTTTAGATCAAGGTTTTTTAATCAACCAGTTTGATAGTCCATCTGTAGATATTAACGGAAACACGGTTCGTGCTGGAGACGTTATTGCAAGAACACAAGCAGACGGAACTTTAACGCCTATTACACCTACTGCTTGGGTTTCTAACCCTAATAACGTACGTAATTTTTTTAAAACCGGAATTACTAAGCAAAATAATATTGCTATTAGCTCTTCTGGCGATAAAGGAAGTAGTAGGTTTTCGTATAGTAATTTAATAAACGAAGGAATTGTACCTAATACCAATTTAAAAAGAGATGGTATCTCTTTAAGTTTAAACCAAGAAGTACACGAAAAGTTACATGTAAATGCTTTTGTTAATTATATTAATACAAGAAGTGGTAACCGTCCTAATTTAGGATACGGGTACGAAAACCCTCTTTATGGTTTTAATTGGACAGGTAGACAAGCAAATATTAATTCCTTTAAAAATTATTGGCAAGCAGGACAAGAAGGTTCTCAACATTTTGATATAAACTACAACTGGTTAACAAACCCTTATTTAACTGTTTTTGAAAACACCAATAGTTTTAATAAAAACAGATTTTTAGGAAACGCCGCTGCCGTTTACAATATTACAGACAAATTAACTGCAACGGTACGTACTGGTTTAGATACATATAATGATAAACGAGCGTTTAGGCGTGCTGTAAGTACCAATGCTAATCTAGAAGGTTCTTACAGAGAAGACAATGTGTTTTTTAAAGAATTAAATACAGATGTATTAATCTCTTATGATGATGTAATTAATGAAAATTGGAAATATAATGTAAGTGCAGGTGCTAACCGTTTTGATCAAGAAATTGAATACAGTTATACTTTAGCACCTCAACTAGCTATTCCAGATATTTTTACACTTGCAAACTCCAAAGCTGCTTTGGTTGCAGAAAGTAATACGTTTACTAAAAGAATAAATAGTGTATATGCAACTGGTAATTTAAACTATAAAGATGCTCTTTATTTTGATGTTTCGTATAGAAATGATTGGAGTAGTACTTTACCTGCCAATAACAATTCTTTTGGATATTATTCTGCAGGAGTAAGTGCTGTAATTAGTAAGTTAGTGACATTACCAGAAGCAATCTCTTTCTTAAAACTTCGTTTTAGTGGCGCTAGTGTTGGTAATGATACAGATCCTTATCAAAACAATCAGAACTTTTTATTAAATCAAAATTACGGAACCAATTTTCGTGTAACTAATGAGAATGTACTAAAGAACTCTAATTTAAAACCAGAAAGATTAAATGCTCTAGAAACTGGTATTGAAGCTTGGTTTTTAAACAACCGTTTGCAAGTAGATGTTTCTGCTTATCAAAATACTAGTGTAGATCAAATTATATCTAGTCCTATTTCTCAAGCGAGTGGTTTCGGTAATTTTAATATAAACGGAGGTGAAGTTCGTACTAGAGGATTAGAAGTTTTATTGAGTAGTATTCTAATTAAAAAGAAAGATTTTAAATGGGAAAGTTCTGTAAATTTTTCTACTTCTAGAAGTATTGTTACAGAATTACCCGAAGGAGTAGATCAATTTGTAACAGGTTCCGCAGACGTATTTTCTGGTTCTGGCGGATCTAATAGTGTTTTTTATATTGCCCAAGAAGGTGGTCGTGTTGGAGATATGTTTGGTACTGGTTTTGTAGAAATTGATGGAGAAATTCTTCATGATGCTAATGGTTTACCTGTACAAGATCCTAATTTACGCTTATTAGGAAATTATAATCCAGACTTTCAAGTAGGTTTTAATAATAATTTCACCTATAAAAATATAAACCTATCCTTTTTATTCGACTGGAGACAAGGAGGAACAATCGTTTCAAGAACTAAAGCTTTAGGAAGCACTTCTGGTGTATTACAAGAAACTTTAATAGGTAGAGAAACCGGTATTGTAGGTAACGGTGTAGTTAATATAGGTACAGATACAGCACCACAGTATGTTGCAAACACTACTAATGTTTCTGCACAAACATACAATAATAGCTTTTTTGATCGTGGTAATGAAGCAAGTGCATTATATGATGCTTCTTATTTAAAATTAAGACAATTAAGTATTTATTATAAGTTTAATAAAAGCTTAGTCAATAGAATTGGTTTCCAAAAAATAAAAATTGGGCTAACAGGTAGTAATTTATTCTTATTTACAGAAAACCCTCACTTTGACCCTGAACTAAATGCTTTACAAGGACAAAGTACAACACAGGGTGTAGAAGATTTCTCATACCCATCTACAAGAAGTTTAGGAATTAGTATTAAAACTGAATTTTAA
- a CDS encoding SusD/RagB family nutrient-binding outer membrane lipoprotein has protein sequence MKNYKNIFLGVFVFSTFFTACTKDFEEINTNNNNPESVAPQFLLTNVLSVSSDLNAYDQGFRQANYLAQFSASIEFERIDRYEMGSNSEYWNAIFGLLSDIESIQNSETTNSAYNAVGDIMKSYLFSQLTDLWNDVPYTAALGAIDGVFSPKYDTQESIYTDPETGILATLKNAVATLENNNAIIEGDVLFNGDLSKWIKFANSLQVRYLVRISKRLSDFSDLQALADSGNIMQSNNDNAVLPYLSTSPNQFPLFNAASGINNEHTMTITVEEILKSWNDPRMAVLYKPTNATANTTVEFHGLLNGQSSNSIAASGVDLNNISLFGTIFRDTPNGVDAQYMQYSETQFALAEAVVKGFISGDANTYYQNGIAASFDYYNTEIPTDYFTRTAIALDGSEEDITKIMTQKWLSLISVGHEAWFNIRRTGIPNLVAGPDNLNQGRYPVRYLYPESEQASNNANYKEAAERIGGDNINSKGWWEKD, from the coding sequence ATGAAAAATTATAAAAATATATTTTTAGGAGTCTTCGTTTTTAGTACATTTTTTACTGCGTGTACTAAAGATTTCGAAGAAATTAATACAAATAACAATAACCCAGAATCCGTTGCTCCGCAATTTTTATTAACCAATGTTCTTTCGGTTTCTTCAGATTTAAATGCGTACGACCAAGGTTTCAGACAAGCTAATTATTTAGCTCAATTTTCTGCTAGTATTGAGTTTGAACGTATAGATCGTTATGAAATGGGATCTAATAGCGAGTATTGGAACGCTATTTTTGGTTTGCTTTCTGACATAGAATCGATACAAAATTCAGAAACCACAAACAGTGCTTATAATGCAGTTGGTGATATTATGAAAAGTTATTTATTCTCTCAACTTACCGATTTATGGAATGATGTTCCATATACAGCAGCTTTAGGAGCTATTGATGGTGTTTTTTCGCCTAAATATGACACGCAAGAAAGTATTTATACAGATCCTGAAACAGGTATTTTGGCTACTTTAAAAAATGCTGTCGCAACATTAGAAAACAACAATGCTATTATTGAAGGTGATGTTTTATTTAATGGCGATTTAAGTAAATGGATAAAATTTGCCAACTCTTTGCAAGTCCGTTATTTAGTGCGTATTAGTAAACGTTTAAGTGATTTTTCAGATTTACAAGCTTTGGCAGATTCCGGTAACATTATGCAGTCTAACAACGATAATGCTGTTCTTCCTTATTTAAGTACATCACCAAATCAGTTTCCTTTATTTAATGCAGCTTCTGGTATTAATAATGAACATACCATGACGATTACTGTAGAAGAAATTTTAAAATCTTGGAACGATCCTAGAATGGCAGTTTTATATAAACCTACAAATGCAACTGCTAATACAACTGTAGAATTTCATGGTTTATTAAACGGACAATCTAGTAATAGTATTGCCGCTAGTGGTGTAGACTTAAATAATATTTCTTTATTCGGAACTATTTTTAGAGATACTCCTAATGGCGTAGATGCACAATACATGCAATATTCCGAAACTCAATTTGCTTTGGCAGAAGCTGTTGTAAAAGGTTTTATTTCTGGTGATGCAAATACGTATTACCAAAACGGAATTGCAGCTAGTTTTGATTATTACAATACAGAAATTCCTACAGATTATTTTACAAGAACTGCTATTGCTTTAGATGGAAGTGAAGAAGATATCACAAAAATTATGACTCAAAAATGGTTGAGTTTAATTTCTGTAGGTCATGAAGCTTGGTTTAATATTCGTAGAACAGGAATTCCTAATTTAGTAGCTGGTCCAGATAATCTTAATCAAGGCCGTTACCCAGTTCGTTATTTGTATCCAGAGTCAGAACAAGCTTCTAACAACGCTAATTATAAAGAAGCTGCAGAAAGAATTGGTGGAGACAATATTAATAGTAAAGGTTGGTGGGAGAAAGATTAA
- a CDS encoding nucleoside hydrolase gives MKTIYIFITFLFVTAFAEAQQKPIHLIIDADTANEVDDLFALVRAIDEPVFNLLGITSAQFHTSPQATENTVGESQAINEQIIKVMNHPEIKLPLGSNVPLASMTTPSPSEASKFIIEKAHEMKGNEKLDLVILGSCTNVASAVLEDPSIISKIRVNYLGFWHTVKTNTYNKKEFNSGNDPLAVDVLLNTVNLEFNVMTATTSQHLVFKKKTIDKQLKGKGGIKDILVDRWDTYNRWWTKKDPKKKKWVMWDVALIEALINPEYATITPLQTPKENTKRTIGVYTDLDKKAMEKAFWKHLNKL, from the coding sequence ATGAAAACGATATATATATTCATAACTTTTTTATTTGTTACAGCTTTTGCAGAAGCACAACAAAAACCGATACATTTAATTATAGATGCAGACACAGCAAATGAGGTTGATGACCTTTTTGCGTTGGTTCGTGCAATAGATGAACCTGTATTTAATCTTTTAGGTATTACTTCTGCACAGTTTCATACATCACCACAAGCAACAGAAAATACGGTTGGTGAAAGTCAGGCTATTAATGAGCAAATCATTAAAGTGATGAACCACCCAGAGATTAAATTGCCTTTAGGTAGTAACGTTCCGTTAGCATCTATGACAACGCCTTCTCCTTCGGAAGCTTCTAAATTTATTATAGAAAAAGCACACGAAATGAAAGGTAACGAAAAGTTAGATTTGGTTATTTTGGGATCTTGTACCAATGTTGCTTCTGCAGTTTTAGAAGATCCTTCTATCATTTCTAAAATCCGTGTAAATTATCTTGGTTTTTGGCACACGGTAAAAACAAACACGTATAACAAAAAAGAATTCAATTCGGGTAATGATCCACTTGCAGTGGATGTACTTTTAAATACGGTTAATTTAGAGTTTAATGTAATGACGGCAACTACTTCTCAGCATTTAGTTTTTAAAAAGAAAACGATAGATAAGCAGTTAAAAGGAAAAGGCGGCATTAAAGACATCTTAGTAGATCGTTGGGATACTTACAATCGTTGGTGGACAAAAAAAGATCCTAAAAAGAAAAAATGGGTAATGTGGGACGTTGCTCTTATTGAGGCTTTAATTAATCCGGAATATGCAACGATAACGCCTTTACAAACACCAAAAGAAAACACAAAAAGAACTATTGGTGTGTACACAGATTTAGATAAAAAAGCAATGGAAAAAGCTTTTTGGAAACACCTTAATAAATTATAA
- a CDS encoding phosphotransferase, translating into MKYIDIHTDLKIIKEFLLEINFLKESEEILSAEKPGEGNMNVVLRVTTNQRSFIVKQSRPFVQKYQDIPAPEDRIDVEYQFYKAIESPAITCHIPKVLAYDAKNYVLILEDLGNCEDMSFLYKNRVIETESIQLLVDILSNIHKSEVSNTYPENKELRALNHQHIFVLPFAVDNGFSLDTIQDGLEAVSQAYKNDEKLKEQITLVGERYLSEGTTLLHGDYYPGSWMTKEDEVYVIDPEFSFKGFAEFDLGVMAAHMVMATGNKLMISRIKQAYKLKLDEPLFLQITGIEIMRRLIGLAQLPLERTLEEKKELLEIARLLIID; encoded by the coding sequence ATGAAGTATATTGATATACATACAGATTTAAAAATCATCAAAGAATTTCTATTAGAAATCAATTTTTTAAAGGAGTCTGAAGAAATTTTATCCGCAGAAAAACCAGGAGAAGGTAATATGAATGTGGTGTTGCGTGTAACAACAAATCAACGTTCTTTTATTGTAAAACAATCGCGTCCTTTTGTACAGAAGTATCAAGATATTCCTGCGCCAGAAGACCGAATTGATGTAGAATATCAGTTTTATAAAGCTATTGAAAGTCCTGCAATAACTTGTCATATTCCTAAAGTTCTTGCTTATGATGCAAAAAATTATGTATTAATTTTAGAAGATTTAGGAAATTGCGAAGACATGAGTTTTCTTTATAAAAACCGTGTTATTGAAACGGAATCAATTCAACTTTTGGTGGATATACTTTCTAATATCCATAAAAGTGAAGTTTCTAATACGTATCCAGAAAACAAAGAATTACGCGCTTTAAATCATCAACATATATTTGTTTTACCTTTTGCTGTTGATAATGGTTTTTCTTTAGATACCATTCAAGATGGATTAGAAGCAGTATCACAAGCTTATAAAAATGATGAAAAATTAAAAGAACAAATTACTTTAGTCGGAGAACGTTATTTATCAGAAGGAACAACTCTTTTACATGGAGACTATTATCCGGGTAGTTGGATGACCAAAGAAGATGAGGTGTATGTAATTGACCCCGAATTTAGTTTTAAAGGTTTTGCTGAATTTGATTTGGGTGTTATGGCAGCGCATATGGTGATGGCAACTGGAAATAAATTAATGATTTCTAGAATAAAACAGGCGTATAAATTAAAGTTAGATGAGCCTCTTTTTTTGCAAATAACAGGTATTGAAATAATGAGAAGGTTAATTGGTTTAGCCCAACTTCCGTTAGAAAGAACTTTAGAAGAAAAGAAAGAATTGCTAGAAATAGCAAGGTTGTTAATTATTGATTAA
- the arfB gene encoding alternative ribosome rescue aminoacyl-tRNA hydrolase ArfB, translating into MNKENILKELNFKGIRSSGAGGQHVNKVSSKIELTFDLENSLFLSENEKELLKTKLSNKLTKENTLILFCDESRSQHRNKDLAIKRFLELLRVNLIRPKKRRPTKPSKSSVRKNAEKKKRTSVKKALRKKPGLD; encoded by the coding sequence ATGAACAAAGAAAACATCTTAAAAGAACTTAATTTTAAAGGCATTAGGAGTTCTGGTGCTGGCGGGCAGCATGTAAATAAAGTATCTTCTAAGATTGAGTTGACTTTCGATTTAGAAAACTCTCTTTTTCTTTCTGAGAACGAAAAAGAGCTTTTAAAAACCAAGCTTTCTAATAAACTAACAAAAGAAAACACCTTAATTTTATTTTGTGATGAATCTCGTTCTCAACATAGAAATAAAGATTTAGCTATCAAACGATTTTTAGAATTATTACGCGTAAATTTAATTCGTCCGAAAAAAAGAAGACCTACAAAACCAAGTAAATCTTCTGTTCGTAAAAATGCTGAAAAGAAAAAAAGAACTTCTGTAAAAAAAGCATTGAGAAAGAAACCTGGGTTAGATTAA
- a CDS encoding AAA family ATPase produces MEKELKQDPINIVKVVLFGPESSGKTTLSRHLARYYNTVWAPEFAREYLQEKWNNERKTCEKEDLLPIAVGQMKLENALAKKADKILICDTDLLETKVYSEEFYGGFVDEKLDEAADENTYNLYLLTYIDTPWEEDDLRDRPELRLEMFNAFEKSLIDHNRPYILLKGDKETRLRNATAAIDKIIADKENLHSFSDSLQDVDMHFLHQNTGDFGTPFEY; encoded by the coding sequence ATGGAAAAAGAACTTAAACAAGACCCGATTAACATCGTAAAAGTTGTTTTATTCGGGCCAGAATCTTCAGGTAAAACAACACTTTCTCGTCATTTAGCACGTTATTATAATACGGTTTGGGCGCCAGAATTTGCGCGTGAATATTTACAAGAAAAATGGAATAACGAACGTAAAACTTGCGAAAAAGAAGATTTACTTCCTATTGCAGTCGGACAAATGAAATTAGAAAATGCTTTGGCTAAAAAAGCTGATAAAATTTTAATTTGTGATACCGACTTACTAGAAACCAAAGTATATTCCGAAGAGTTTTATGGTGGTTTTGTAGATGAAAAATTAGATGAAGCTGCAGATGAAAACACATACAACTTGTACTTATTAACGTATATAGACACACCTTGGGAAGAAGATGATTTACGAGACAGACCAGAGCTACGTTTAGAAATGTTTAATGCTTTTGAAAAATCTTTAATAGACCATAACAGACCTTATATTTTATTAAAAGGCGATAAAGAAACTCGCTTAAGGAATGCCACAGCAGCTATTGATAAAATAATTGCTGATAAAGAAAATTTACATTCGTTTTCTGATTCCTTACAAGATGTAGACATGCATTTTCTACATCAAAATACGGGTGATTTTGGCACTCCGTTTGAGTATTAA